The genomic DNA CGAGATCCTTCACCAGTTTGCTTACAACCGTCATTTCAGGCCCGTCGCCAACAAGAAGCAGCTTCGCAGGCACTATTTCCGCAACTCGAGCAAATGTTTTTACAACATCAGGAACGCGCTTTACCGACCTGAAATTAGAAACATGTATCAACACTTTTTCATTTGGCTGAATACCGTAATCCTTCCGCAAATGGTTCGAATCAACCTTTTTATATACGCGTTCATCGACAAAATTATAAACGGTTTCAATCTTTTTATCTGGCTTTAATAAATCGTATGTTTGTTCCTTTAAAGCATGAGACACTGCTGTAACAGCATCCGATTGTTCGATGCCAAACTTAATCGCATCAGCTAGGGAAGGATCATAGCCAAGAACAGTAATATCTGTTCCATGCAATGTCGTTACAATTTTTAATTCTTTTTTGCACATTTGTTTTGCTAAAATTGCACATACAGCGTGGGGAATCGCATAATGAACATGAAGCAAATCTAATTGTTCCATATTAACAACTTCTGCCATTTTACTTGCAAGAGCAATATCATATGGCGGATATTGGAACACCGAATATTGATTTACTTCCACTTGATGAAAATAAATATTGTGGTACATTCTTTTCAAGCGGAAAGGAATCCCGGAAGAGATAAAATGGATCTCATGTCCGCGTTCCGCCAAAAGCTTGCCTAATTCTGTTGCGATTACACCCGATCCCCCAACAGTTGGATAACAGGTAATCCCAATTTTTAGTTTTCTCATTCTTTATCCCCTATTAAATCATGAT from Bacillus methanolicus MGA3 includes the following:
- the bshA gene encoding N-acetyl-alpha-D-glucosaminyl L-malate synthase BshA, with protein sequence MRKLKIGITCYPTVGGSGVIATELGKLLAERGHEIHFISSGIPFRLKRMYHNIYFHQVEVNQYSVFQYPPYDIALASKMAEVVNMEQLDLLHVHYAIPHAVCAILAKQMCKKELKIVTTLHGTDITVLGYDPSLADAIKFGIEQSDAVTAVSHALKEQTYDLLKPDKKIETVYNFVDERVYKKVDSNHLRKDYGIQPNEKVLIHVSNFRSVKRVPDVVKTFARVAEIVPAKLLLVGDGPEMTVVSKLVKDLGLNDKVLFLGKQENLQELYSISDLKLLLSTKESFGLVALEAMACGVPCIGTNVGGIPEVIKDGYTGFICELGNIDEYFEKAMQILTNSALHKRFSDHSIEMVKQKFNADKAVSYYEEIYFRLLNTGENDDTQI